The genomic window AGGACCGGCTCGCCGAGCTCCAGAAGAACCTCGTTCGAAGCCACGCCGCGGGAGTCGGGGCGCCGCTCTCGCCGCCGTTCGTGCGCGCAATGATCGCCCTGCGCGCGAACACGCTCGCGAAGGGCTTCTCCGGGATCCGGGTTGCGACGGTCGAAGCGCTGCTCGCGATGCTCGCCGCCGACGTGCTGCCGGTCGTCCCGGAGCAGGGCTCCGTCGGCGCGTCGGGAGATCTGGCGCCGCTCGCGCACCTCGCGCTCGGACTGATCGGCGAAGGGGAAGCGTTCCGCCGGGGACGGCGGATGCCGACGGCGGCCGCGCTCCGCGCGGCA from Thermoanaerobaculia bacterium includes these protein-coding regions:
- a CDS encoding aromatic amino acid lyase, translated to MRRIRLTGEGLTLADLEAIAAREAHVSLSPASRRKIAASRKIVDRLARRGTVAYGITTGFGRFSDVVIPKDRLAELQKNLVRSHAAGVGAPLSPPFVRAMIALRANTLAKGFSGIRVATVEALLAMLAADVLPVVPEQGSVGASGDLAPLAHLALGLIGEGEAFRRGRRMPTAAALRAA